The following are from one region of the Salvia hispanica cultivar TCC Black 2014 chromosome 1, UniMelb_Shisp_WGS_1.0, whole genome shotgun sequence genome:
- the LOC125195933 gene encoding uncharacterized protein LOC125195933 yields the protein MPPRRHREPTPQTEEEDNVSQPIPHPPPPLPPPPPVDREIVKLFLEQKPPVFDGLGEPAKAESWIRAIERIFAILRCNDRERMSCVTHQLTEAADFWWDTRTKTMPRDQVEAMTWEGFKTEIYNKYVPKSYRKAKASEFHNLTQGRMTVTEYDRALNSMTRYAPDQVDTDEKLSDKFREGLKPEIRMSLASRGRLPYTEALALALDIEAAMPKEKAKENTTSSLPPPHYSREKRKWDEPRTSHDGKRHQSSQHRSQYEGGQRTSSQRGDYRPRAPQCNVCSKYHFGECRYQNVIKCYTCGGNGHFSRECPNNKVGSGSRRNDQGSRQPARTPPNESGGNRDSSSRQQQPHRPRLPPQARAFALEQKKPKKEQEDRGKGNLTGMGEILNTPVVVLFDTGASHSFISELCVHTLSLPTSESERRMMVSSPVGRMIEISKTCSNVEIVMGEFKIVAHDLRVIKMEDIDIILGMDWLTTNFATIRCKERQISLQAPGSEPTIYHGISMNRRTAIISALQATAMMKKGRTAYLVYLHGEEKDEKKMEDVAVVKEFPDVFPEVLPGPPPDRQLEFTIDLEPGAAPVSKAPYRMAPKELEELKIQLQELMDLGFIRPSVSPWGAPVLFVKKKDGSMRMCIDYRELNKLTLKNKYPLPRIDDLFDQLRGAGVFSKMDLRSGYHQLRVRREDIPKTAFRTRYGHYEFVVMPFGLTNAPAVFMDLMNRIFHPYLDKFVLVFIDDVLVYSKDEKEHEEHLRITLETLRTEKLYAKFSKCEFWLKEVNFLGHIVSAEGIRVDPAKVEAVQQWKSPSTPNEIRSFLGLAGYYRIFIEVFSKIARPMTQQLKKGVKVNWTPECEASFQLLKEKLTTAPVLAVPESGVNYVVYTDASKVGLGCVLMQNNKVIAYASRQLRPHELNYPTHDLELAAVRDLNMRQRRWLELVKDYDCGINYHPGKANVVEDALSRRDHSQIATFLTEEESLIREFSKMRLEVIRAPETVEGRIATLVVKPDLKMRIVAAQRMDAELEEIRIEVRTGESGKFSKESDNALTFEGRLCVPNNEELKNEIMSEAHETPYTAHPGSTKL from the exons ATGCCACCAAGACGCCACCGAGAACCAACTCCTCAAACGGAGGAAGAGGACAACGTGTCACAACCCATTCCGCATCCTCCACCTCCTCTGCCTCCGCCGCCTCCGGTCGATCGAGAAATCGTGAAGCTATTCTTGGAGCAAAAGCCACCCGTGTTTGACGGATTGGGAGAACCGGCCAAGGCTGAATCTTGGATCCGGGCAATAGAGCGCATCTTCGCGATTTTGAGATGCAACGATAGAGAACGCATGAGTTGTGTGACCCATCAGCTGACTGAGGCAGCCGACTTTTGGTGGGATACTAGAACGAAGACTATGCCACGAGACCAAGTAGAGGCGATGACGTGGGAAGGTTTCAAGACGGAAATATACAACAAGTATGTGCCGAAGAGCTATCGGAAAGCAAAGGCATCTGAGTTTCACAATCTGACTCAAGGACGCATGACGGTGACCGAGTACGATCGAGCGCTCAACAGCATGACCCGGTACGCCCCCGATCAAGTCGACACCGACGAGAAGCTGTCCGACAAGTTCCGTGAGGGACTAAAACCCGAGATAAGAATGTCGTTGGCCAGCCGAGGGAGACTCCCCTACACCGAAGCATTAGCACTTGCGCTAGATATTGAGGCAGCAATGCCTAAGGAGAAAGCTAAGGAGAACACTACCTCGTCTTTACCCCCACCGCACTACTCCAGAGAGAAACGGAAGTGGGATGAGCCTAGAACTTCACACGATGGAAAACGGCACCAGTCGAGTCAGCATCGGTCCCAGTACGAAGGAGGGCAGCGTACGTCTAGCCAGAGAGGAGACTACCGACCTAGGGCACCACAATGCAATGTGTGCTCTAAGTACCATTTTGGAGAATGCCGGTACCAGAACGTGATCAAGTGCTACACTTGTGGAGGAAACGGTCACTTCTCTAGGGAGTGTCCAAATAACAAGGTAGGATCGGGATCGAGACGGAACGATCAGGGATCCCGTCAACCGGCGAGGACACCGCCGAATGAATCGGGAGGAAATCGCGACTCATCGTCGCGGCAACAACAACCTCACCGCCCCAGACTTCCTCCCCAAGCTAGAGCGTTCGCGCTGGAACAGAAGAAGCCGAAGAAAGAGCAAGAGGATCGTGGGAAAGGAAACTTGACAGGTATGGGCGAAATTCTCAATACCCCcgttgttgtgttgtttgatACGGGCGCATCGCACTCGTTTATATCTGAACTATGTGTGCACACTTTGAGCTTGCCTACTAGCGAATCTGAACGTAGAATGATGGTATCCTCACCAGTAGGAAgaatgatagaaatatctaAAACGTGTTCGAACGTAGAAATTGTTATGGGAGAATTTAAAATAGTTGCTCACGACTTGCGAGTCATAAAAATGGAGGATATCGATATAATCTTGGGAATGGACTGGCTGACAACGAACTTTGCGACGATTCGTTGTAAGGAGAGGCAGATATCTCTACAAGCTCCGGGAAGCGAACCCACCATATACCACGGAATCTCGATGAACCGGCGAACCGCCATCATATCCGCGCTTCAAGCGACCGCAATGATGAAAAAGGGGCGAACTGCTTATCTTGTCTACCTCCATGGAGAGGAGAAGGACGAGAAGAAGATGGAAGATGTCGCTGTCGTGAAAGAATTCCCAGACGTTTTTCCAGAAGTGTTACCTGGACCACCGCCAGATCGACAATTGGAGTTCACGATTGACCTTGAACCGGGAGCCGCACCCGTATCAAAGGCACCATACCGAATGGCGCCAAAAGAGTTGGAGGAATTAAAGATACAACTCCAGGAACTCATGGACCTAGGTTTCATTAGGCCTAGCGTCTCGCCATGGGGCGCACCAGTACTTTTTGTAAAGAAGAAGGATGGATCGatgaggatgtgcatcgactatagGGAGCTAAACAAGTTGACCCTAAAGAACAAGTATCCACTACCGAGGATAGATGACTTGTTCGATCAACTTCGAGGAGCAGGCGTGTTTTCAAAGATGGACTTGAGGTCCGGATATCATCAGCTAAGAGTTCGAAGGGAGGATATACCCAAGACTGCGTTTCGCACAAGATATGGCCACTACGAGTTCGTTGTGATGCCGTTTGGATTGACGAATGCCCCAGCGGTGTTCATGGACTTGATGAATCGAATATTCCATCCGTACTTggataaatttgttttagtcTTTATAGATGACGTGCTAGTCTACTCAAAGGATGAGAAGGAGCATGAGGAGCACCTACGAATCACGTTGGAGACGTTGAGGACCGAGAAGTtgtacgccaaattcagcaagtgtgaattcTGGCTGAAGGAAGTGAATTTTCTAGGACACATTGTGTCGGCAGAAGGAATCCGAGTGGACCCCGCCAAGGTTGAGGCGGTACAACAATGGAAGTCGCCTTCAACACCAAACGAAATTCGGAGTTTCCTAGGAttggcaggatactaccgaaTATTCATTGAAGTATTCTCCAAGATAGCGAGACCAATGACGCAACAACTTAAGAAGGGAGTCAAGGTGAATTGGACCCCAGAGTGTGAAGCAAGCTTTCAactcttgaaggagaaattgacAACCGCGCCAGTGTTAGCTGTGCCCGAGTCTGGAGTGAATTACGTAGTCTACACCGACGCTTCGAAGGTTGGATTAGGATGCGTATTGATGCAAAATAACAAAGTGATCGCCTACGCGTCACGACAATTAAGACCACACGAGTTGAACTACCCAACACACGATTTGGAGTTAGCAGCAGTG AGAGACTTGAATATGCGACAACGAAGATGGCTCGAACTagtgaaggactacgattgtggCATCAACTACCACCCCGGCAAAGCAAATGTGGTGGAAGATGCTTTGAGCCGTAGAGATCATTCGCAAATAGCTACTTTTCTGACGGAAGAAGAGAGCTTGATACGAGAATTTAGCAAAATGCGATTAGAAGTGATAAGAGCACCCGAAACAGTGGAAGGGCGAATTGCCACTTTGGTGGTTAAACCAGATCTGAAAATGAGAATCGTTGCAGCGCAACGGATGGATGCGGAACTAGAGGAAATCCGAATTGAAGTGAGAACCGGTGAATCCGGAAAATTTAGTAAGGAGTCCGACAACGCCCTCACCTTTGAAGGAAGATTGTGCGTGCCAAACAACGAGGAACTTAAGAACGAGATCATGAGCGAAGCTCATGAAACTCCATACACTGCCCACCCTGGAAGCACGAAGTTGTAA